In Cryptomeria japonica chromosome 10, Sugi_1.0, whole genome shotgun sequence, a genomic segment contains:
- the LOC131040929 gene encoding small ribosomal subunit protein uS14 has protein sequence MGHTAVWNSHPKTYGSGSRACRVCGNPHAIIRKYGLICCRQCFRSYAKDIGFVKYR, from the coding sequence ATGGGTCACACTGCAGTATGGAATTCTCATCCCAAGACGTACGGATCAGGATCACGGGCCTGTCGTGTGTGTGGAAACCCACATGCCATTATTCGCAAATATGGTCTTATATGCTGTCGTCAGTGCTTTCGCAGTTATGCCAAAGACATTGGCTTTGTTAAATATCGTTAA